A region of the Desulforhopalus sp. genome:
CGCTTTATCGGCGGTCATAGCGAAGAGGATCCACCCGTTCCCATTCCGAACACGGAAGTTAAGCTCTTCAGCGCCAATGGTACTGCACGGGTGACTGTGTGGGAGAGTAGGTCGCCGCCGATTTTTTCTACAGAAAGCCCCGATGAGATCACTCTCATCGGGGCTTTTTTGCGCTTAGGACTCCTACCACCCACCCTCAGAGTTGCTCTTCACCTTTCTCTAAAATCCACGATTGTTCATTTCAGTCAGCATGGATTTCCTATGTTATTGATCAATCTTTTGATATATTAGAGTATTATCAGAAAGTCCCCGGCAGGCACGTGAAAATTCTTCGTCTATCAACCGGTATTCTCATCTCCCAACCTCCGTGGTTATTGGTGGTGCCATGTCTATTCTACCCAAACAGAACGATGCAAAGAGTTCCGCAATGGAACTCCAGGTCAGTGAGATCGACAAACTGTCCAATAAACTATTGGATATAGATCTGCAGCTTAATTCCAATATTCCTACTACCTTATGGATAAGTGACCTGCACGGAGAAGGTGACCGGTTTAAGTCCATTCTCCGCGGCAGATTTGGCATGCTCTTCCAGACGTGCAAGGAAGCCTTGCCCACCACCTTCAGTTCTGAAAAGATCCAATATCTAACGAAGATAATAAGAAAACAACAATATCTTGATGACGACGTGATCCAGATGGACATGCAGGACGTCATTCTCTGTCTGGTACAAGTGCTGAAGTATAAACTCACCAACATTAAATCCCACGACACTGAAATTTTTCGCCCAGAATTTCGAGATGTTATCAGCAGACTTCTCTCGGGACTACCAGTTCCCGACCCCATTTTTGAAGAAAGAATTATTTCCAATCGGTTGATCGCCCACCTGTCCTATACCATTCGCCAAGTGCTTCTTGACCGCATTCAGGTATTGGGTGATGTTTTTGATCGAGGACCACAACCCGACAAAATTCTCAGGATTCTCTCCTCCCATTTTTACCAAAACATGGTCGATTATGTCTTCGGCAACCATGATATCCTCTGGATGGGCGCCGCATCCGGAAACCAATCGCTGGTAGCCGAGGCCCTCCGAATCACCTGCCGTTACGACCACTTCGAATTTTTAAATCGCCTGGGTTTTGAGAGCTCACGATTGGCCGATTTTGCCGAACGGACCTATCCGGTTGAACTGGTGACCGGCAATTTTAAAGCAAAAACCAACAAAGGTCGCTGCATGGAGAAGGCCCTGGCGGTGATCCAATTTAAACTCGAAGAACAGACCATTCGCGATTTCCCAATATACCAAATGGAATCAAGGTTATGGCTGGATCGTTTCGTGGCAATGCTCCACTCAGGAAATACCGAGGCCCTCAACGACAGCCATTTCCCCACTTTAGACTTCAACTCCCCCGGCAGGTTGACACCTGAAGAGCAACAACTCATCGATGAGCTGACCCTGCAGTTCACCAGGAACAAGCGCCTGATGCGCCTTCTCAGATTTCTCTTCACCAAAGGAAAGACCTATCATATCCAAAATAATTTTCTCAATATCCATGCCTTGGTTCCATCCACCGCCGAAGGAGATTTTGAGGAATTTCTTGGCTATAAAGGCAAAGAGCTTCTCAATTTTATCCAGGACACCATCAACCGAGTAGGCAAAAATTACCTTGCCGGCAAGCCACAAAACAAAGACGACCAGGGCCTGTTCTTTTATCTCTGGTGCGGCCCCAGATCACCGTTCTTTGGCAAGCATGCCATGAAGACCTTTGAAAGGTATTTCCTGAAAGACAAGGACTCGCATGCCGAGAGAAGCCTCTTTTGGAAAGATAACATGCAGACCAGCGCCTTCAAAAAAAAGATGCAACAGGAGTTTGGCGTACAACGGGTCATTTTTGGTCATACCCCCGTGAACTACAAAAAAGGCATCCAAATGGCCAGTCAGGATGGCGTGGCGATCAACGTCGACGGCGGATTTGCCGCCGCCTACTATAACCGGGGGCATTCCCTGGTCCATACCCCCCACCAGCTTTACGGCATCATTCTGCCGACCCCGAGCGAGATCATGGAGGCAGAGAGAAGGCTCGAATCGGCACCCCTGGACATCGAGCTTATTGATGAATTTCCGCAACCGATGAAGATTAAGGACACCATCGCCGGTAAGATGCTCAAACAGGAACGAGACGCAATTATGCAGCGGCTTGTACAATTTGCCGAACAAAACGGCTTACATTCAATGCCACATTAACTCCGCACATCTGAACTGTTATGGATACCAACTACGGAATGGAAATTGTCCGGGCGACGGAAATCGCCGCATTGACGGCGGCGCGTTTGCAAGGACTTGGCGATCATATTGATATTCTCAATCAAACCCGCAAGGCGATCACCAAGACATTGAATCGTCTCAGCATTGAGGGTGTCCTGACCAATGATCGTTTCACTGGTCGACCGGAGGTCTATCAACTCCCCGACATATTAGGGAAAGGTGGAGAAAAAACGGACCTCATGACCATTGCCCTTGAGGCCTATCGCAGCGCCGCCGACGGTAAAAATAACTCGACATCCTACGCGGTGATTGCCAAAGCCGGGTCAATTCAGTCAGTTCCCAATCTGAGTATGTATAAGATCGTCGTTGGCCCACAGGTTGGCGAGGTTATTGATATCAACCAGCCGCCGATAATCAATGTAAAACGGGTTGCAAGAGCCTTAAGAAAGTACACCGAAAACGTAACCGTCTGTATTTTGAACAAGGCCCAACACCGAGAGTTGATTAATGAGATCAGAGGCTGTGGGGCACGGATCAAATTGATCGAAGAGGGTGAGGTGTCCGGTTGTCTGGCGGCCATTACCGGTGAAAAAGCAGATATTTACATTGGCTATGGCTTTGCCCCAGAGGCCGTTTTGGTCACCGCCGCCATATGCTGTCTAGGCGGTTACTTTGAAGGAAAAATTATCTACGAAAACAATCACGACCGGGATGAGGCAGCACGGCATGACATCACCGACTACAACAAGATCTTCCGAACCCAGGATTTGATCCGGAGTAAAGAGGTCGCCATTGCCGCAACCGGCATTACCGACGGCGAATTTCTTGAAGGGGTGCGATTCACTGCCAATGGCGCCATAACCAGTTCTTTTGTCGCACGGGGCGAAACCCGGACCTACAGGAAACTCGAAACGCGACATTTCTTCGATTTTAAACCGGTGTTCTAGAAAGACGGCACGTGGAGTATCGCTTCCGTTCGTCTATTCTGTGAACCCATCTCAACTCATCTTTATACCGCAAGGGCATAAGTTTCGTACGAGCAGACAAGCTGCTCAACTCAGCTTTATCAACTCCTTACCCATTGGACCAACAGTATGAAAACAACTCCACCCCTCAATGCCATTTTACAAAGAGACAACACCACCTATGCAATCGTTCCCCGAATTCCCGGAGGATTGCTCAGTCACGACCACCTTCGGGCGATAGCTGATGTCGTCGAAAAATACCACATCCCCATCGTAAAAATAACCTCAGGTCAAAGGCTTGCCCTTGTTGGCCTGAAAGAAGAAGACCTCTCAGCGATCTACGAAGATCTGTCCATGACCCCCGGAAAGGCAACGGAACTTTGTCTCCATTACGTTCAGGCTTGCCCGGGGACGGAGGTCTGCAAGTTCGGCGTACAGGATTCTCTTGGCTTTGGTATAGAGCTGGAAAACCTGCTCTCCACCAGAGACCTCCCGGCAAAACTCAAGGTCGGGGTTTCTGGGTGTCCCTTCTGCTGCAGCGAAAGCTTGGTCAGAGACATCGGCATTTTGGCCAAAAAGACCGGCTGGACCGTATCGTTTGGTGGGCATTCAGGAAAACGCCCCCGTATCGGCGATATCTTTGCCGAAGGCCTGTCTAATGAGGCCACAATTCAGTTGATCAATACATTTCTCGATTTTTATCGGGATAATGGCAAGATCAAGGAGCGCACCTCGCAGTTCGTCGAACGTATCGGGGTCGATGCCGTCAAAGCGCAGATTTTATAGGTGATCTCGTGCCAGGTCAGAGAAACTGACCGCATATAAATTATGCCTTTTTTCAGCGATATCTCTATTGAATCCGCCCCAGCCGCCGATAAGACAAGAAAGGCTCGAGAGACGATTCTAGCAACTTGAGCAATCGGCTCCTCCATAATGACAGCCGTCACGGGATAGTCGAATTATTTCCAGCTATTTCGTGACGACTGGCTGAGCCTTTCTCGGTAATTCACTGGTTTTGTTACTTTCCCATAACGGCTTTATTATCACAGGTAGATATGTCCTGGTACGCAAAGACCTTGCCTCCTGACGCTCAGCTCTCCCAGCTTGGTGCCAGCCCATCCTCGGCAAGTCTGCCGGAGATCGATGATACACCTGTCGAAAGGATTCGCAGCATCATCTCGCCACCACCTTCCTCGGCCGATCAGCAGACCACGCACGGCAATACAGTTTTTGTCGTTGATGACCTCGCCTACGCCCCCAACATGCCGCGGGCGACACACTGGTCGGTTGGCTGGGCCGACCTGATGATGACCATGTTCATTTTATTTCTTGCCCTTTATGCCTATCAAATCGCCAACAAGGAATTTCTCAGTAAATCGGGCACAGAGATTATCGGAGGGGATACCACCGAGGCCCTGCAAACCCTTGACACCGGCAGGGCCACCCTGCCCTTCTCGCCTATTCGTCCAGGCTTGCCATTAATAGCCTCCGGGAAAATCAAGCAGGTCGAAAAAACCGACAAAAACCTCGATCGGGATACCCTTATTGGCAGAGATGCCTCTTTGACTACTGCCCAAAAAACTCCTCAGCAAAAGGGCGAGGAGATTAAAATGCTCCCCGAACCACTTGAAAAAGCACCATTGGAACCGCGACAAATAGCTCTGGTCATCGAAGGTGCACAGAAGCCGCAACCTTTGGCAGTCCCTCCCGTACCGCTTCCGGATGAGGATGTTCTTGGCCCTAACCCGATAATTGCCAACGAACCCGCCCCGTCCCCGGCAGACAAGTTTCAGGATATCTACCGGCTCAGCAAGGGGGCTCTGGAGGAGAATGATCTAGGTAAATTTGCGGCAATTGACATCGTTCCCGATAAAACCGTACGGATCGTCCTCACCTCTGATCTGCTCTTTCAGATCGGCGAGAGTGAGGTATCGATGAGCGCCAGGGAATCCCTGGAAAAAGTGGCCGGCATCATTCGCGCAACCCCGTATATGATCAATGTGGTCGGGCATACCGACAATATCCCCATGCGCTCGAACAGATTTAAAAGTAATTGGGAGCTCTCCGTTGCCAGGGCAAGCTCGGTTGCCCGGTATCTTATTGAAGAAGTGGGAATGGATCCCAATCAATTCGTGGTCAGCGGCTATTCCTCGTATCGCCCCGTCGAGCCAAATACCACTGCGGAAAACCGGGCAAAAAACCGAAGAGTTGAGATTATCATTTCTAAACGACTTCCCGAACCATTGCCGGCAACAGCCGAAAATCTCAGATAACTGCGAGAACATTTTTATGAAATATCACAACCTTCTTGGTCTCTTCCTGAGTATTGCTCTCTTTCTTCTCGGCTTTGCCATAAACGGCAATATCGGCCTGTATTTCAGTCTTTCCGGGGCACTGATCGTCATCTTCGGTACCTTTGCGGCGGCACTTCTCAGCTACAAACTCGACCAGATGCGCAATATCTTCAAGGTTCTCGTCACCGCCTATCGCAAGCCCATCGCCAAGCAAACGGAAATTATCAATATTCTCATTGACCTATCGATTCGTTCACGCATGGAAGGGATACTATCTCTGCAGAATCAGGAAAATGAAACGACTGTCCTGTTTCTCAGGCGGGCCCTCGGTTGTCTGGTCGATGGCTACCGAATTGAACAAATTCGCGACATCTTGAATACCGAGATGTATTTCTTTCGCCTGCGCCGTGAAGACTCCGAGCGGGCAATACGAACTATCGCCAATTATTTTCCGACCTTTGGCCTCATTGGCTCGGTGGTCGGTCTTATAACCATGATTGGCGGCATTGGCGACACATCGGTCATCCTCAAGGCCATTCCCGTAGCCCTCACCTCAACCTTGTACGGTCTGGTGTTTTCGACCTTTTTCTTCCTCCCCTTTGCGGCAACCGTTCGCGAACGTACCAACCAGGAACTCCTCCTGCAAAAAATTATCATGGAGGGAGTCATCGCCATCAGTTCCGAGGTGAATCCAGTTATCCTCAAAACCAAGCTCGAATCCTTCCTCACACCCTCTGACCGGGATACGGAACTTGTCTCGTACGCCAAGCTGAAACAACGCTTCAATATCGAGCGACAGCAAAAAGCTGCAGAAGACGAAGATACCTTCAAGGGCAATATGGACATGGGTACCCTGTAGGCTCGCTATCCGCACCCGCACAGCAAATCCCACCGCAAAACAGCAAGTTGGCCCTACCATTGTTACGCCGCCCCATTACGACCTCGTATCATCACGTTTTTATTAGGATTTTCACAGCTACATATGGCGCCAATTTCCTGTGCAAATTAGCCGTTTCTATGCTAATACTCGCTAACTGTAAAACGATAATAATGTTTCTCAGCGGATCACAAGTACCGGTCTCAGTCGGGTACCTGTACAATAATCTGCCGCAATTGTTACCAAGGATACTAGGACCACTATGAGCGCAGGATTCACCCATCTCCATGTCCATACCCAGTACAGCCTCCTCGACGGGGCCATCCGCATTCCCGACCTCCTTGAGAAATGCAAGGAATACGATATGGACTGCGTCGCCGTCACCGACCATGGGGCGATGTTCGGGGCGCTGGAATTTTATGCCAAGGCGAAAAAGGCCGGGATCAAGCCGATCATCGGCTGTGAGCTGTACATCGCCCCGGGGGATATGCGGGAGAAAAAGGCCATAGACGGCCAAATCGCCTACCATATCGTCCTCCTGGCCATGAATCACACGGGCTATCAGAACCTGATGAAGCTTGCCAGTATCGCCCAGTTCGAGGGTTTTTATTACAAACCGCGCATCGATATGCCGACCCTCCAGGAGCACAACGAGGGCATCATCGCCCTCACTGCCTGCCTGCACGGCCAAGTGCCTTTTTTGATTGGCCGGGGCGATATGAAGAGCGCCAAGGTCAAGGCCAAAGAACTCTGCGATATCTTTGGCGATCGCCTCTATTTCGAGATCCAGGAAAACGGCCTTACCGAACAGCAGAAGGTCAATGAAGGCCTGAAAATTCTCAGTGCCGAAATGGGCATCAAACTGGTGGCGACCAACGATTGCCATTACCTAAATCGCGATGAGGCACATGCCCACGAACTGCTACTCTGTATTCAGACCGGCAAAACCATCAACGACCAGAACCGCTTCAAGTTTTCAACGGATGAGTTGTATTTCAAGTCCCCGGAAACCATGAAGAAGAGCTTTGCTCACTGCCCGGAGGCCATTGCCAATACCCAGGAAATCGCCGCACGCTGCAATCTGGAAATCAATTTTGGTGATTACTATTTCCCGGAATTCCCGGTACCGGAGGGGGAGACCCTGGAGTCGATGTTCAAGTCGGCCTGCTGGGACGGGTTGAAGGGCCGTTTCAATGAGATGCGCAAGGCCGGCACCTTCAACGTCGAGGTCGAGAAAACTTACACCGAGCGATTGAAGACGGAGATTGATGTCATCACCGCTATGGGCTTTCCCGCCTATTTCCTCATTGTCGCCGACTTCATCAACTGGGCGAAAGACCGGGATATCCCGGTCGGTCCGGGCCGCGGTTCGGGTGCAGGGAGCCTGGCCGCCTATGCCATGCGCATCACCAATATCGATCCCATCCCCTATGGCCTCATCTTCGAGCGCTTTCTCAATATCGAGCGCAAGTCGATGCCCGACTTCGATATCGATTTCTGCCAGGAACGACGTGGCGAGGTCATCGACTATGTCCGACAAAAGTACGGCGGCGCCGAACACGTCGCCCAGATCGTCACCTACGGATCGATGAAGGCGCGCGGCGTCATCCGCGACGTCGGCAGGGCCCTCGACATCCCCTACGGCGAAGTGGACAAGGTGGCCAAGCTGATTCCCGACCAGTTGAAGATGACCATTAAAAAGGCCATGGCCGAAGAGCCGAAGCTCCAGGAAGCGGCCGACAGCGATCCACGCATCGCCGAACTGCTGTCGGTGTCAAAGACCCTTGAGGGCCTCGCCCGCCACACCTCGACCCACGCCGCCGGGGTAGTCGTATCGCCCGGGCCGATGACCCAGTATCTCCCGACCTGCCGCGGCAGCAACGACGAGACCCTGACCCAGTATGACATGAAACACACCGAGATGACCGGACTGATCAAGTTCGATTTCCTCGGTTTGAAGACCCTGACGGTCATCGACAAGGCCCTGAAGCATATCAAAAAGGATATCGGTACCGACCTGGATATCAATGCCATCCCCATGGACGATGCCAAGACCTACGACCTCCTCTGCCGGGGCGACGCCCAGGGCGTCTTTCAGCTGGAGAGTTCCGGGATGCGCGAACTCCTGGTGAAGATGGCCCCGGAACAGTTCAGCGATCTTATCGCCCTCGTTGCTTTATACCGCCCCGGCCCACTTGATTCAGGGATGGTTGACGATTTCGTTGAGACCAAACACCGGAGAAAAACCGCCAACTATCCGCTACCGGACATCAAGTCGGTATTGGAGGAGACCTACGGCGTCATCGTCTACCAGGAACAGGTTATGAAAATAGCCAATATCCTGGCAAGTTATTCCCTGGGCGATGCCGATCTCCTGCGCCGGGCGATGGGCAAAAAGATCCCAGAGGCAATGAATGCCGAAAAGGCCAAATTCATGGCCGGAGCGGTGAAAAACGGCCATCCCGCCGACAAGGCCGAGTATATTTTCGACCTTATGGCCAAGTTTGCCGGCTACGGCTTCAACAAATCCCATTCCGCCGCCTACGCCCTGGTCGCCTACCAGACGGCCTACCTCAAGGCCCATTATATGCCGCAGTTCATGGCCGCCCTGCTGTCCTGCGACATGACCAACACTGACAAGGTGGTGCTCTATATCAATGAGTGCAAAGAGCACAATATCGAGGTGTTACCCCCGGATATCAATGAAAGTGTCAAGGATTTCAGCGTCATTAACGACCGCGTCCGCTTTGGCCTGGCGGCGGTGAAGAACGTCGGCGAATCGGCCCTCGACTCGGTCATCGAGGAGCGGGAGAAAAACGGCAAATACACCTCCCTGGGCGATTTCTGCAACCGTATCGACTCCCGCCGGGTGAACAGCCGGGTGATTGATAGTCTGATCAAGTCCGGATCCTTTGACTCTCTCGGTCATAATCGCGCGCAAAATTTTGCCATGATCGACAAGGCCATCGAGCAGGCAAAGGCAGTGCAACGAGATCAACAAAGTGGCCAGATGTCGCTTTTCTCGGTCGGCCCCAAGGAAACCAAGGCGCCGGAAATCGGCACCCTGGTCATGCCCGATGTGCCCGAATGGGATGATCGCAAGAAACTTGCCTTTGAAAAGGAAACCGTCGGTTTTTATATTACCGGCCATCCCCTCGATGCCGCCCTGCCGGAGATTAAAACGGTTATCGACTGCACCATTCAAAATCTGGCCGAGATGACCGACGATCAGCCGGTGCGCATCGGCGGCCTCATCCGCACCTGCAAGAAACATAAAAGTAAGAAAGGTGATCCGATGGCCTTTCTCACCGTAGAGGACATCTACGAATCGGTGGAGGTCGTGGTCTTTCCCGACGCCTACAGCAACTGCGAGGCGATTCTTGCCTCGACCGATCCGGTCATCGTCCAGGGTACGGTGAAAAAGGATGAACGGGGCCCGAAGATCATCGCCGACAGTATCGATTCCCTTCCTGTGGCCAGGGAAAAATACACCGACTCAGCGCGAATACTGCTTGAGGCGGATAAATTATCCAGGCAGCAACTGGAAAAGATCAAGAAGGTACTGTACCAGTTTCACGGCCCCTGCCCCGTTCTCCTCACCTTGCACTTTCCGGGAAGAGGCGAGGTGGATATTGAGGTACTGAAAGACATGACCATTCAACCATGCCGACAACTGACCGACATGGTTGAAGAAATACTGAAGTACAAGGCGGTAACCTTCAGCAAGAAACCGATTGTCCTGGCGCAACGGAAAAAACGCTGGGAGAACAATCAGGCCAAACCGAACTGAGGATCAGGTCTACTCGAAGGAAAGGCCACACTCCGGACAGGCACCGATCGAGGGTGAAAACCGGCTGCCGCAGGCGGGACAGACGGTTTCGGCGGCGGTGGGATCGT
Encoded here:
- a CDS encoding fructose-1,6-bisphosphatase, with amino-acid sequence MSILPKQNDAKSSAMELQVSEIDKLSNKLLDIDLQLNSNIPTTLWISDLHGEGDRFKSILRGRFGMLFQTCKEALPTTFSSEKIQYLTKIIRKQQYLDDDVIQMDMQDVILCLVQVLKYKLTNIKSHDTEIFRPEFRDVISRLLSGLPVPDPIFEERIISNRLIAHLSYTIRQVLLDRIQVLGDVFDRGPQPDKILRILSSHFYQNMVDYVFGNHDILWMGAASGNQSLVAEALRITCRYDHFEFLNRLGFESSRLADFAERTYPVELVTGNFKAKTNKGRCMEKALAVIQFKLEEQTIRDFPIYQMESRLWLDRFVAMLHSGNTEALNDSHFPTLDFNSPGRLTPEEQQLIDELTLQFTRNKRLMRLLRFLFTKGKTYHIQNNFLNIHALVPSTAEGDFEEFLGYKGKELLNFIQDTINRVGKNYLAGKPQNKDDQGLFFYLWCGPRSPFFGKHAMKTFERYFLKDKDSHAERSLFWKDNMQTSAFKKKMQQEFGVQRVIFGHTPVNYKKGIQMASQDGVAINVDGGFAAAYYNRGHSLVHTPHQLYGIILPTPSEIMEAERRLESAPLDIELIDEFPQPMKIKDTIAGKMLKQERDAIMQRLVQFAEQNGLHSMPH
- a CDS encoding fructose-bisphosphatase class II family protein — its product is MDTNYGMEIVRATEIAALTAARLQGLGDHIDILNQTRKAITKTLNRLSIEGVLTNDRFTGRPEVYQLPDILGKGGEKTDLMTIALEAYRSAADGKNNSTSYAVIAKAGSIQSVPNLSMYKIVVGPQVGEVIDINQPPIINVKRVARALRKYTENVTVCILNKAQHRELINEIRGCGARIKLIEEGEVSGCLAAITGEKADIYIGYGFAPEAVLVTAAICCLGGYFEGKIIYENNHDRDEAARHDITDYNKIFRTQDLIRSKEVAIAATGITDGEFLEGVRFTANGAITSSFVARGETRTYRKLETRHFFDFKPVF
- a CDS encoding NAD(P)/FAD-dependent oxidoreductase, which translates into the protein MKTTPPLNAILQRDNTTYAIVPRIPGGLLSHDHLRAIADVVEKYHIPIVKITSGQRLALVGLKEEDLSAIYEDLSMTPGKATELCLHYVQACPGTEVCKFGVQDSLGFGIELENLLSTRDLPAKLKVGVSGCPFCCSESLVRDIGILAKKTGWTVSFGGHSGKRPRIGDIFAEGLSNEATIQLINTFLDFYRDNGKIKERTSQFVERIGVDAVKAQIL
- a CDS encoding OmpA family protein — encoded protein: MSWYAKTLPPDAQLSQLGASPSSASLPEIDDTPVERIRSIISPPPSSADQQTTHGNTVFVVDDLAYAPNMPRATHWSVGWADLMMTMFILFLALYAYQIANKEFLSKSGTEIIGGDTTEALQTLDTGRATLPFSPIRPGLPLIASGKIKQVEKTDKNLDRDTLIGRDASLTTAQKTPQQKGEEIKMLPEPLEKAPLEPRQIALVIEGAQKPQPLAVPPVPLPDEDVLGPNPIIANEPAPSPADKFQDIYRLSKGALEENDLGKFAAIDIVPDKTVRIVLTSDLLFQIGESEVSMSARESLEKVAGIIRATPYMINVVGHTDNIPMRSNRFKSNWELSVARASSVARYLIEEVGMDPNQFVVSGYSSYRPVEPNTTAENRAKNRRVEIIISKRLPEPLPATAENLR
- a CDS encoding MotA/TolQ/ExbB proton channel family protein is translated as MKYHNLLGLFLSIALFLLGFAINGNIGLYFSLSGALIVIFGTFAAALLSYKLDQMRNIFKVLVTAYRKPIAKQTEIINILIDLSIRSRMEGILSLQNQENETTVLFLRRALGCLVDGYRIEQIRDILNTEMYFFRLRREDSERAIRTIANYFPTFGLIGSVVGLITMIGGIGDTSVILKAIPVALTSTLYGLVFSTFFFLPFAATVRERTNQELLLQKIIMEGVIAISSEVNPVILKTKLESFLTPSDRDTELVSYAKLKQRFNIERQQKAAEDEDTFKGNMDMGTL
- the dnaE gene encoding DNA polymerase III subunit alpha produces the protein MSAGFTHLHVHTQYSLLDGAIRIPDLLEKCKEYDMDCVAVTDHGAMFGALEFYAKAKKAGIKPIIGCELYIAPGDMREKKAIDGQIAYHIVLLAMNHTGYQNLMKLASIAQFEGFYYKPRIDMPTLQEHNEGIIALTACLHGQVPFLIGRGDMKSAKVKAKELCDIFGDRLYFEIQENGLTEQQKVNEGLKILSAEMGIKLVATNDCHYLNRDEAHAHELLLCIQTGKTINDQNRFKFSTDELYFKSPETMKKSFAHCPEAIANTQEIAARCNLEINFGDYYFPEFPVPEGETLESMFKSACWDGLKGRFNEMRKAGTFNVEVEKTYTERLKTEIDVITAMGFPAYFLIVADFINWAKDRDIPVGPGRGSGAGSLAAYAMRITNIDPIPYGLIFERFLNIERKSMPDFDIDFCQERRGEVIDYVRQKYGGAEHVAQIVTYGSMKARGVIRDVGRALDIPYGEVDKVAKLIPDQLKMTIKKAMAEEPKLQEAADSDPRIAELLSVSKTLEGLARHTSTHAAGVVVSPGPMTQYLPTCRGSNDETLTQYDMKHTEMTGLIKFDFLGLKTLTVIDKALKHIKKDIGTDLDINAIPMDDAKTYDLLCRGDAQGVFQLESSGMRELLVKMAPEQFSDLIALVALYRPGPLDSGMVDDFVETKHRRKTANYPLPDIKSVLEETYGVIVYQEQVMKIANILASYSLGDADLLRRAMGKKIPEAMNAEKAKFMAGAVKNGHPADKAEYIFDLMAKFAGYGFNKSHSAAYALVAYQTAYLKAHYMPQFMAALLSCDMTNTDKVVLYINECKEHNIEVLPPDINESVKDFSVINDRVRFGLAAVKNVGESALDSVIEEREKNGKYTSLGDFCNRIDSRRVNSRVIDSLIKSGSFDSLGHNRAQNFAMIDKAIEQAKAVQRDQQSGQMSLFSVGPKETKAPEIGTLVMPDVPEWDDRKKLAFEKETVGFYITGHPLDAALPEIKTVIDCTIQNLAEMTDDQPVRIGGLIRTCKKHKSKKGDPMAFLTVEDIYESVEVVVFPDAYSNCEAILASTDPVIVQGTVKKDERGPKIIADSIDSLPVAREKYTDSARILLEADKLSRQQLEKIKKVLYQFHGPCPVLLTLHFPGRGEVDIEVLKDMTIQPCRQLTDMVEEILKYKAVTFSKKPIVLAQRKKRWENNQAKPN